A region of Brevundimonas sp. NIBR10 DNA encodes the following proteins:
- a CDS encoding thermonuclease family protein, with protein sequence MLCHALCALAVLAPASTTDPLVGRASVIDGDTVEIRGRRIRLWGIDAPERRQTCTKDGEIYRCGQASATNLTDLVQNYPVTCVPKARPDRYRRIIATCTVTVPPGEGPGQLAGSSNTHDLGAWQVLSGYAQDWPLYSGGAYLIHEALAEEHEAGMWSGEFQKPWEWRCR encoded by the coding sequence ATGCTCTGTCACGCTCTTTGTGCACTCGCCGTCCTTGCCCCGGCGTCGACCACCGATCCCCTCGTTGGTCGCGCGTCGGTCATCGATGGTGACACGGTCGAGATCCGCGGCCGGCGGATTCGGTTGTGGGGCATCGATGCGCCTGAAAGGCGGCAGACCTGTACCAAAGACGGGGAGATCTACCGGTGTGGACAAGCCAGCGCGACCAACCTCACAGACCTGGTGCAGAACTATCCAGTGACCTGCGTACCCAAGGCGCGCCCTGATCGCTACCGGAGGATCATCGCAACCTGCACAGTCACCGTTCCCCCTGGAGAAGGTCCCGGACAACTGGCCGGGTCATCCAACACCCATGATCTGGGCGCGTGGCAGGTGTTGTCGGGATATGCGCAGGATTGGCCCCTCTACTCCGGTGGTGCCTACCTGATCCATGAAGCCCTGGCTGAAGAGCACGAAGCTGGCATGTGGTCTGGAGAGTTCCAAAAGCCTTGGGAGTGGCGCTGCAGGTGA
- a CDS encoding class I SAM-dependent methyltransferase, giving the protein MNPNKMLWEKGDFTRIAQSMRESGDALVHSLNVVPGMAILDLGCGDGTTALPAAERGANVLGVDIAENLVAAGNARATAAGLTNLRFQQGDASDLTDLADESFDLVVSIFGAMFAPRPLAVAKEMTRVTRSGGRIVMGNWIPGDPTLVAQVLKTSAAYTPPPPEGFISPMTWGTEETVRERFEAAGVPAENITCERGTYIFRRQGPPQELLHTFKHYYGPTMNAFEAADKAGRADALEAELIRLFSAHNLGGESDTEIPATFLRVTVHKP; this is encoded by the coding sequence GTGAACCCCAACAAGATGCTTTGGGAAAAGGGAGACTTTACCCGGATTGCCCAATCGATGCGAGAAAGCGGTGATGCTCTGGTCCATAGCCTAAATGTGGTGCCGGGAATGGCTATTCTGGACCTTGGGTGCGGCGACGGCACCACGGCTCTGCCGGCGGCCGAGCGGGGAGCCAATGTCCTCGGGGTCGACATCGCCGAGAATCTGGTCGCGGCCGGCAATGCTCGGGCAACAGCGGCCGGTCTAACCAACCTGCGTTTCCAGCAGGGCGACGCCTCGGATCTGACGGATCTGGCCGACGAGAGCTTCGACCTGGTTGTCAGCATCTTCGGGGCCATGTTCGCGCCTCGGCCGTTGGCCGTCGCAAAGGAGATGACGCGGGTCACACGCAGCGGCGGCAGGATCGTCATGGGCAACTGGATTCCCGGTGATCCGACCCTGGTCGCACAGGTTCTGAAAACCAGCGCGGCCTACACGCCACCGCCTCCTGAAGGATTCATCAGCCCGATGACCTGGGGGACCGAGGAGACCGTCCGCGAGCGGTTCGAAGCCGCCGGGGTACCCGCCGAGAACATCACCTGCGAACGCGGGACTTACATATTCCGACGCCAGGGTCCGCCGCAGGAGCTTTTACACACCTTCAAGCATTACTACGGGCCGACGATGAATGCCTTCGAGGCTGCCGACAAGGCCGGACGCGCCGATGCGCTTGAAGCCGAACTAATCCGCCTGTTCAGCGCGCACAACCTTGGTGGAGAGAGCGACACCGAAATCCCCGCGACGTTCCTCAGGGTCACAGTGCATAAGCCCTGA
- a CDS encoding helix-turn-helix domain-containing protein produces MASDLLCSRWTMMLLSELLSGTTRFNDLRRGLPRMSPALLSKRLKDLESAGIVSRGLAADGIELHEYSLTEAGRAIEPVIDAMGDWGHRWITTQATLAHLDVKLLMWNMRRKINPNPLPSGRSTIQFIYRDLPTATRNWWLLVQPGNEVDLCSVDPGYDVDLYVTTDLRTLTEVWMGYAPIGAAMDDGRLVVVGNRELESSFQTWLGSSRFASLQKCVA; encoded by the coding sequence ATGGCGTCAGATCTTCTCTGCTCCCGATGGACGATGATGCTGCTAAGCGAGTTGCTCAGCGGGACGACCCGCTTCAACGATCTACGCCGTGGACTGCCCAGAATGTCGCCCGCCTTGCTGTCCAAGAGGCTTAAGGATCTCGAAAGTGCCGGCATCGTATCGCGAGGTCTGGCAGCTGACGGGATCGAACTTCACGAGTATTCCTTGACGGAGGCGGGCCGCGCTATCGAGCCCGTCATCGACGCGATGGGTGACTGGGGGCACCGCTGGATCACCACCCAGGCGACGCTCGCCCACCTCGATGTGAAACTTCTGATGTGGAATATGCGCCGCAAAATCAATCCCAATCCCCTTCCGTCGGGCCGCAGCACCATCCAATTCATCTACCGGGATCTCCCGACCGCGACGCGCAATTGGTGGCTACTCGTTCAGCCTGGGAATGAGGTCGATCTCTGCTCGGTCGACCCGGGTTACGATGTGGATCTCTACGTCACGACGGATCTGAGAACGCTGACAGAGGTCTGGATGGGCTACGCACCGATAGGCGCGGCGATGGACGACGGTCGACTGGTTGTGGTCGGCAATCGAGAGCTGGAAAGCAGCTTTCAGACCTGGCTGGGCTCCAGCCGTTTCGCTAGCCTCCAGAAATGCGTCGCCTAG
- a CDS encoding PA2169 family four-helix-bundle protein, producing the protein MHTDNDRAIKTLNDLIETTLDSANGYRHAADGVSNPELKTLFTERAGKREELSRRLQAEVRSFGSEPEDDQSLLGRIHNKFAEIRGELMGRDDSGVIDEVERGEDVIKARFEDATKDTDLPDTLRQRIAEEYVSIKADHDTISALKHSRN; encoded by the coding sequence ATGCACACCGACAATGATCGCGCCATCAAGACCCTCAACGATCTGATCGAGACGACGCTGGATAGCGCAAATGGCTATCGTCATGCCGCCGACGGGGTCAGCAATCCGGAACTGAAAACCCTGTTCACAGAGCGCGCCGGCAAGCGTGAAGAACTCAGCCGTCGGCTTCAGGCCGAAGTCCGCAGCTTTGGTAGCGAGCCCGAGGATGACCAGTCTCTGCTGGGTCGCATCCACAACAAGTTCGCAGAAATCAGAGGCGAACTCATGGGTCGTGACGACAGCGGCGTGATCGACGAGGTCGAGCGTGGCGAGGACGTGATCAAGGCCCGGTTCGAAGATGCGACCAAGGACACCGATCTTCCCGACACGCTCCGCCAGCGCATTGCCGAAGAATACGTGTCGATCAAGGCTGATCACGATACTATCAGCGCTCTGAAGCATAGCCGCAACTAG
- a CDS encoding fasciclin domain-containing protein, whose protein sequence is MRNANSWALVPVMILSLAACSGGEADNSAKAGATPAASSKTLAVAIGDEGDLDLLAAVIANAGLSDVLEGKGPYTVFAPANTALGASGADLSGEAMKAQSAALLRAHIVPGAITRTDIIAAIERGGGGGIQMRTMADGLLTFSKDGDVVVVTGGDGAVARLTGQETVASNGVVQPIDGVLVQAK, encoded by the coding sequence ATGCGCAATGCTAACAGCTGGGCGCTGGTGCCCGTGATGATCCTGAGCCTCGCCGCCTGCAGCGGCGGTGAGGCCGACAACTCAGCAAAGGCCGGCGCGACACCCGCGGCGTCTTCAAAAACCCTGGCCGTCGCCATCGGCGACGAAGGCGACCTCGACTTACTGGCGGCGGTGATTGCCAATGCCGGCCTGTCCGACGTTCTGGAGGGCAAGGGCCCCTACACCGTCTTCGCCCCAGCCAACACCGCGCTGGGCGCGTCGGGCGCGGACCTGTCGGGCGAGGCGATGAAGGCCCAGAGCGCAGCCCTGCTGCGCGCTCACATCGTGCCGGGTGCCATTACCCGCACTGATATTATCGCCGCTATCGAGCGCGGTGGTGGGGGCGGCATTCAAATGCGCACGATGGCGGACGGCCTACTCACCTTCTCCAAAGACGGTGACGTAGTGGTGGTTACGGGAGGCGACGGCGCGGTCGCACGGTTGACGGGCCAAGAAACGGTGGCGTCCAACGGCGTGGTCCAGCCGATCGATGGCGTTCTGGTGCAGGCCAAATAG
- a CDS encoding helix-turn-helix transcriptional regulator codes for MSVPFVGTPVARTGRPGSDNKLLHGPNAAAAGYKSGLALWYEAPVRAASFDTERDIFPFRNFGSYLLGRGDRDEPLSAAQAPQASSLFSARVGDVSDRNHPLGQLRLRDLERPASVRVQSPDAIVLVIDRDACPGWLLSPALHGASIDGTLGLGRIVAECLNVIADEAWEVSVSDGILAIEMLLRLAERAFTRPVEPSSTGQIDLPMTSLRSSAAQIIDENLLSADLSIESLVSNLGVSRSTLFRAFAATGGVLLHIRSARLERARLALIARSGHRPTVGEIAHMHGFVSESHFNRAFKKKFGIAPGGIVRAGRID; via the coding sequence ATGAGCGTACCTTTCGTCGGAACACCCGTCGCCAGAACGGGCCGACCTGGATCTGACAACAAGCTGCTGCATGGCCCCAACGCGGCCGCGGCGGGCTACAAAAGCGGACTGGCGCTGTGGTACGAGGCACCGGTTCGAGCGGCATCCTTCGACACGGAACGGGACATTTTCCCCTTCCGGAACTTCGGCTCCTATCTTCTTGGCCGCGGAGATCGCGATGAACCGCTGAGCGCCGCGCAGGCACCTCAGGCGTCGAGCCTGTTTTCAGCGCGCGTCGGGGACGTGTCCGATCGCAACCACCCGCTCGGCCAACTTCGCCTTCGCGACCTCGAGCGCCCGGCCAGCGTTCGGGTTCAGTCACCGGACGCGATCGTTCTCGTTATCGATCGCGACGCATGTCCGGGATGGCTGCTCAGCCCCGCGCTCCACGGAGCCAGCATCGACGGAACGCTTGGCCTTGGCCGGATCGTCGCTGAATGCCTCAATGTGATCGCAGACGAAGCCTGGGAGGTCAGCGTCAGCGATGGAATTCTCGCGATCGAGATGCTGTTAAGACTTGCCGAGCGCGCCTTTACGCGACCCGTGGAACCGTCCTCGACAGGGCAAATCGACCTGCCCATGACGAGCCTCCGGTCGAGCGCCGCACAGATTATCGACGAGAACCTGCTCAGCGCTGACCTGAGTATTGAAAGCCTAGTCTCGAATCTAGGCGTGTCCCGATCGACATTGTTCAGAGCTTTCGCCGCGACTGGCGGCGTCCTTTTGCACATCCGTTCAGCCCGGCTTGAGCGCGCTAGACTGGCCTTGATTGCCAGAAGCGGACACAGACCCACGGTCGGCGAAATCGCGCATATGCACGGGTTCGTCAGCGAATCTCATTTTAATCGCGCATTCAAGAAGAAGTTCGGCATTGCCCCAGGCGGCATCGTGAGGGCCGGGAGGATTGACTAA